A window of bacterium contains these coding sequences:
- a CDS encoding cytochrome c3 family protein: protein MKRQILTAMMVMAAGGMIFASLATGSKTPTIPFDHKKHIEEVGAACLDCHKEAGSATTAVTMLLPKVEDCYGCHEPSEVNWTVPADGSSPWPTAPRELTFDHARHMAQGLECATCHAGVETATKAPSEALPPMELCTDCHNEREMKDDCGVCHSQVQLLRPKDHVADWTLDHSIAARGDARSCESCHRESYCSECHEGAALGLAVRNKEGAPVDRLGPLAPAHEGNDILLLQRAHTLNYRWTHGSDVRAKTMDCAVCHETESFCNACHNPENDASRHRPVWHDLADFKFYTHADFARRDIEVCAGCHEPSGADPSCLQCHRTIVSPHPDGFLQDVKGSWHDDRDAVCFVCHENGSRTPGVGFCGKCHGRDAD, encoded by the coding sequence ATGAAACGGCAGATACTCACAGCGATGATGGTGATGGCGGCGGGAGGCATGATCTTCGCGTCGCTTGCGACCGGCTCCAAGACGCCGACCATCCCCTTCGATCATAAAAAGCACATCGAGGAGGTCGGAGCGGCCTGCCTGGATTGCCACAAGGAGGCCGGCTCGGCCACCACGGCGGTCACCATGCTGTTGCCGAAGGTCGAGGACTGCTACGGTTGTCATGAGCCATCGGAGGTCAACTGGACGGTGCCGGCCGATGGTTCCTCGCCGTGGCCGACCGCGCCGCGCGAACTGACTTTCGACCATGCCAGGCACATGGCGCAGGGGTTGGAATGCGCCACCTGCCATGCCGGTGTCGAGACGGCCACCAAGGCCCCCTCCGAGGCCCTGCCGCCGATGGAACTCTGCACCGATTGCCACAACGAGCGCGAGATGAAGGACGATTGCGGCGTCTGCCATTCGCAGGTGCAGTTGCTGCGTCCGAAGGACCACGTGGCCGATTGGACGCTCGATCACTCCATCGCGGCGCGTGGCGACGCCCGTTCCTGCGAGAGCTGCCACCGCGAGAGCTACTGCTCCGAATGCCATGAGGGAGCGGCGCTCGGGCTGGCGGTGCGCAACAAGGAGGGCGCGCCGGTTGACCGCCTCGGGCCGCTGGCGCCGGCGCATGAAGGCAACGACATCCTGCTTTTGCAGCGCGCCCACACGCTCAACTACCGCTGGACGCACGGCAGCGATGTGCGCGCCAAGACGATGGATTGCGCCGTCTGCCATGAAACCGAGTCGTTCTGCAATGCCTGCCACAACCCGGAGAACGATGCAAGCCGTCATCGTCCGGTCTGGCACGATCTGGCCGACTTCAAGTTCTACACCCACGCCGACTTTGCCCGGCGCGACATCGAGGTGTGCGCCGGATGCCATGAGCCCAGCGGCGCCGACCCGTCGTGCCTGCAGTGCCACCGCACGATCGTGTCGCCGCATCCCGATGGATTCCTGCAGGATGTCAAGGGATCCTGGCACGATGACCGCGACGCCGTCTGCTTTGTCTGCCATGAGAACGGCAGCCGGACACCGGGTGTGGGATTCTGCGGCAAGTGCCACGGGCGGGACGCGGATTGA